The Benincasa hispida cultivar B227 chromosome 11, ASM972705v1, whole genome shotgun sequence genome has a segment encoding these proteins:
- the LOC120091727 gene encoding LOW QUALITY PROTEIN: 2-iminobutanoate/2-iminopropanoate deaminase-like (The sequence of the model RefSeq protein was modified relative to this genomic sequence to represent the inferred CDS: inserted 1 base in 1 codon), producing the protein EGKTHKASSAAHNFQIPASNTISRRRSVTPSVGTAVFLRLRPSSIPSISRRQMSFKCFAISKSCTDIIVIETXKAPEALGPYSEGIIANNVVYVSGSLGLVPETGELISDDIADQTEQALKNVGAILRAGGADYDRVVKTTIMLANIADFTLVNQIYAKYFPHSPAPSRSTFQAGALPKNAKIKIDAIAVI; encoded by the exons GAAGGCAAAACACATAAGGCTTCATCCGCAGCTCACAACTTCCAAATTCCGGCCTCCAACACCATTTCACGGCGGCGATCCGTCACTCCCTCAGTCGGCACTGCGGTCTTCCTGCGGCTGCGACCTTCTTCGATTCCATCTATTTCAAGACGCCAAATGTCCTTCAAATGCTTTGCCATTTCCAAGTCATGTACTG ATATCATAGTTATTGAAA GCAAGGCTCCAGAAGCATTAGGGCCATATTCTGAGGGTATCATAGCCAACAATGTTGTATATGTGTCTGGCTCCCTAGGTTTAGTTCCTGAG ACAGGGGAATTGATCTCAGATGATATTGCAGACCAAACTGAGCAG GCCCTCAAAAATGTTGGTGCAATATTGAGAGCTGGAGGGGCTGATTATGATAGAGTGGTTAAGACAACTATTAT GTTGGCTAATATAGCAGACTTTACATTAGTGAATCAAATTTATGCTAAAT ATTTTCCACATTCCCCTGCGCCATCTCGATCAACATTTCAAGCTGGAGCATTACCCAAAAATGCTAAGATTAAAATTGATGCAATAGCTGTGATTTGa